One Nitrospinota bacterium genomic window, GCGGGAAAACCGAAAAAAGTGGCCCTTATCGCCGTCATGCGGAAACTGCTGCACATCGCCTACGGCATACTTAAAAACAAAACCGCCTTTAACCCGAAATTGCACATGAAAACCGCTTGACGTGCAAGACCGTATCTACCGGGAAAACGGAAAATTACAAACCGGTGCGGGCGATGGCGACGGCTTTTTCGAGCGCCCTCCCCTTGTTCAGGCACTCCTGATATTCGGAGGCCGGATCGGAATCGGCCACTATCCCCGCCCCCGTTCCCAGGTAGGCTTTTTTTCCTTTCACGGCCAGCGTGCGGATGGCGATGGCGGTATCCATCGTGCCATCGAAGGCGATATACCCCACCGCGCCGCCGTAAAGGCCGCGCCGGTGCGGTTCCAGCTCCTCAATGATCTGCATCGCGCGTATCTTCGGCGCGCCGCTCAGCGTTCCCGCCGGGAAGGTGGCGCGGATCACGTCGAAGGCGTCGGCCCCCGGCCGCAGCTCCCCTTCCACATTGCTGACGATATGCATCACATGCGAGTAGCGCTCGATCTCTTTGAGGTGCGTTACCCGCACGGTGCCGCCCGTGCTTATTCGCCCCACGTCGTTGCGGCCGAGATCGACCAGCATGATGTGCTCGGCCAGTTCTTTTTTGTCGGCCAAAAGCTCGGCTTCCAGCGCCTTGTCTTCCACCTCCGTGGCTCCGCGTTTGCGGGTGCCGGCGATGGGGCGCACGGTCACCCGCCCGTTCTGCAGGCGGCTCAATATCTCGGGGGATGCCCCCACCACTTCCCAGTCGTCCAGCTTGAGGTAGTACATATACGGGGACGGGTTCACCACCCGCAGGGCGCGGTAGA contains:
- a CDS encoding IS110 family transposase encodes the protein AGKPKKVALIAVMRKLLHIAYGILKNKTAFNPKLHMKTA